One Echeneis naucrates chromosome 16, fEcheNa1.1, whole genome shotgun sequence genomic window, AGGGCCCATGTTTGATCCAGCTCTCATCTCCATGGCCACAgaacactaaaacaaaaaaaaaaaaaaagatatactatgtatatgtatgtactACTATAAGTATATGCAATCAAAGACTGCTACATAGAgtcacaagcaaacaaaacaatttgatgaAATCATATGTGGCAAAGTATTCAGTGTTGGTGGAGAAAATATTGAACATAACACACGAAAATATGATTGTTGGCGAGTTTTTCCTAAGCACGAGAGCCATGCACTTGGGATCCGTTTCAGATTCGACACCTTTACAGTGCAACTGCAAAGAGGTCAGGACAACAATTGTAAGTTAAAGACACTTCTAATATAATTTTACCCTCGTCTCCACATCAGTCCAGACTCCATCTGATCGATCTCCATTGGCTGGAGCACCTTCTGAGGATTTCCTCTTGCGGCTACAGAGACAAATGTAAAGGGGTGGAGATGTTAAACATGATAATATAACAGCTTGTAGACTATGACTTAATAAGTAGCAGTGACCAGCTACCCAGAGACTGTGGTGAGCTCCTGTTTCAGAGTCTcgatgtctgtgaactggacagcttgtcctcctcctctggttttAATCACCTCCCCCTGAAAAATTGTAGTATGAAAGTACGAGTTAGCAGTCAACTTTACTTAATCCAGATAGGacattatgttctttttttaatctggtgTTAAAGCAAGAAAGCATAAACAAGATGTTATGCTTGAGAAATTAAATacataggaaaaaaaacattgtgaccTTTacacaaagtttttatttgtaaaatctGTATAATATCCTGTCGAAGCACACTAACCTTAATAAGTTTGGTTTGTATCTCGCCATCAGAAGCAACCTCCTGGTGTGTTAACACATATCTGTCACACTTGGACAGAGCCTTCTCACTGGGTGCAGACACTTGGATGGCATTAGGAATGACAGGCTGCAAAACTGTACCCAAGTCCAGACTGGAGGCGGGTTTATGGTCGACCCACTTCTCAGCGCCAGCAGACCGGGAACGCCGGTGCAACGGGCGCACTGGTGTCGCCGTCTACTCAGATCAACAAAGTGGgtaaggagggaaaaaaaaaaaaaaaaagtcttggtTAAATGTAttacagccaaaaaaaataaaaatctataaatataatatatatagaGGGGAAAACCTTGTTAAATAGTTCACTTTAtaagaggaagggaaaaataaataattgcatcGCACTTTCAACCGTAATCACAGAAATCTCTTTCCTCTAAAACTTCATACTGCTGCCTTGAGCTAATTCACTGACCCTGTAGCTTTTCTCAATTAGGTCTACATCAAACATAGGCAATGGGGAGCAGGCTTCTTCTTCGTCCCTAGCCCAACATAGAGCTCTCCTCCGGGGCCGGCTGGCTGAAGTTGGGGTTCTTGTGGGCGTGGGAGGTGAACGGATACCTGGCCTGATATCTTGAGTCGCCCTCTGCTCCCATGCAGTGATGGAGCTAGCCACTGACAAAGAGCTACTGGCACTGGGGATGGGACTGGTGGCCCTCAGGTTTGTCTCAACTTCCTCAACTACAGTGTCACTGAATGAACCTGAACCTGACCCTGGCTCTGGCTCAACTTGGGAAGAATCAATGGAAGACTGGGAGGAGTTGTGGCaagtctgcacaaacacacagatacagttaGTAAGGCATGCACAAAGAGTGTTCATTTTTTTGCTGAAATCTTGTGAAAGGATGGTGCTATTTCCACAGCTCTATCAATTATTTGTGAATTCATCAATCATTAAAGTTTAGGACAAAACAAtatacattttgtgaaaacagcTTCTCAAACAGCAGATTgttacagtttctttttcttgcctGCCTTGACAGTTATTTGAGTACTAAAGATATATCGGCATGTGTCCCAGTGGGCTGAGGGAAACTGTGATGGGTGTTTTTTGTTAATTAGTTCCAACCCTAACAATCCTTATCAGAAATGAAGTTGTTTACCATGCAAAAGTTTTAGGAAGTTTCGGGAAGCTGCTTTTGATTGCAATTGATTGATTTTCTGATTTATAGAATTACAAACTTAATATCTTACATTTTGAATTGTTggtgaaacaaaacatcaaatttgAAGATGTCACCACTAGTGTAGTATTATTAACCACAGAAAACAATTCAGTGAACGCTAAAGCATATGAGGGTTAAATAAACACCTGTTACATCCTCATCAAGAATGTCACATATCTGCCTCACTATGGTAGTTATTTTTACAAGATTAGTGTTGAATTATATCATAACATACAGGAGTTGATAATTCCCACTGCAATAGGCTTAGTAATGTTTGTACAGTGGAATATATTAGTTTATACAGAAGGCCAAAGTAACTGCTAATGTTAAACTGGGAGAAATGTGTTTAGCTATTGCATTGCTGTCGTATCAGCAAACAAAGTTAGAGGACAACAATGTACATGAATTGGAAGTTGGATCGTATGTGCGCATCATTATAACATACAGGAACAGGTGAGGGCGAAGCTGATCTCTTTGCAGGAACACGTTCCTCTCTAGAAGGCcgctgaggatgaggatgaggacgaggctgaggctgaggctgaggctgacGCGGTGGAGGATCCGGTCGACCTGGAGTTTTGCTCTCTGTCACAATGGCCTTGAGTTGCTTCAGCTTCTCATCTTTCACCCAGAGCTTGTTCTGCATCTCCAGCTGCATCGCATTAACGCGCCTTTCCTGCACAGCAAGACACGTAATGTTTAAGTGACACAGCTGAGGTAAAAAGGACCTCTGGAAAAgcacagaaatgacaaaaatagcAAAAGGCAGCAGGGAACACGAAGCAAAAGGCTGTATAATCTAATGACATCTGCGAAATAAAGAGTGTAACTCACGCATTCTTTCTCCCACTTATGCTGGGTGTCTGAGACCACACCGTTCATGCGCTGCTCCATGCGTCTCTTCTCAGACAGCTCCCTCTgcagtctctggtctctggtttCCAGCTCTTGCCGTAGTGTGCGTTTGTCACCCTCATAGATTTTAGTTGTTTTCTGCAGGATGTCAATctgcaacagaaacattttgaatatttgataacataaaaaacatatcTACATACATTCTTGGGGAGGTttgaatctttttattttcaaccttGTGTTCttgcatctttgttttcttttccaatcGTTCGATCTCTGCCTTGTTGTTCTGGATGATTTTGTCTTGCTCTACCAGTTTGCCATTTTGTTCATGAATAAAGTTGTCTTTGGATATTATATTGCTGTCCAGTTCTTGAAGCATAGTCCGCAACatgtttgctaaaaaaaataaataaataaaataggaaGAACTTGAGCCACAATAAGAAATCAAATTCAAAGCCCAAAGATGAAAGTTGAGCTAAAAATAGGAAGCACCTGCTTTGTTGTATTCCTCAATCATCATCtgtctgattgtgtgtctgttctgcaGTGCTTCAATCAGCCTGGGCAGGGTAACATCGTCATGAGGGTCAGTCAGCTCAGAAGAGGGTATAGGTGGGAGGCTGCGCACCAGGTGGTTTATAACCTCtgcaaaagcacaaaattaatACCACTCCAAAAgccattttgtatttttgtaaacaTTGAAAATAGTCAGTGGATGGAACATTTACAAAGTAATGGCAGCATTACAAATACTGACCCAAATGTGTCTTAAATTCTAGGGCTTATGTATTTATATGAATAAAAGGAGCAGTTATTCACCTAAGAAATGAATTTACTCGTTTATGGTGATAgttgaaatttgaaatatttgtggTTTGACAATAGTGGTGTTCTAATGAAATAATTGGTAGTAAAAATAGTGCAATAGTACTACAGTATATagtataaatgtttttgtagTTACCATTTCGGCAGCACATTAAGTGATAGTCATATACACATGTTTAGTGTAATTGTAAATAGGATTAATCTTACATTCAGATCAAAATGGATTTCAAGAAAGCATCATTATCAACCATAGTCTTGTTTGGGATATTGGCATTGCATAATACATCACTTTTACCTCTGTCTATTGGACCACCACGTTCCTCCAGCTTGCGAGACAGTTCCTCTTTAAAGGCCTGGTTTCTATTACGGCGGCCTGGCGTGAAACCGCAGATGGGCCTATCTACCGGTCGAGCTATCTCCACCTCCTGCGTCATCTCTGCAAACCGCATCACCAGCTGCACAAGCAGAACACAACTTGTGTCAAACAATTACTTACAAGTTTTGCGAAGGACCAGTGAATAAGCTTTAGGGgatctctctgtttttattcaagTATAATAACCTCAAGCTAATAATtcagttttgggttgttttttttaagcctcGGAATGACCCTTTGATATCCAGATAGGCTGCGAGTCCTTTTACACACATAATCTGAAGGTCAGCATAAATTCCTAGACTTCTAGAAAGGATGTGTAGAGGGGAGGGAAATTCAGTTGCTTGCAATCTACAATACAGCAAAATGAGTAAATGCTAAGCACAATTCATTAAACAGAGAAATGTATGATAAAGGCGTGAAATGAACTTACAATTGTTTCCTCATAGTCATCAGCCTTGGGATTCACACAGACAATCATTTTGACTTTTCCCTCTCCATCAAAGTAGTTCTTGAACAGATGGGTTACTTTAGAGTCTCTGTATGGGACCATCTGTAAGAGAACATTTATATTACCTTCATAGTCCATCAGAGAATATAATaactgtttagttttattttggttattCATACCTTGTTTGTGCCACACATCTGGTTCTCTCTAAGTATTTCAATGCACGTCCGCAAATTCAGCAAAGACTGATTTATGTTACCTGCAAGCAAAGTAGTTTTTAAATCTTACATGAACCTCAGGGTATGTGGGAAAATTAAATCTTGATGGTCGGGTAACAAACCTGCTTCACGTATACGTGTGCCTTCTGCCCCTGTCCTACCAGTACGCTCGCTTCCTGCCAAGTCTACCAGGCacagctgactgacagtcacCTGGCTCTTGTCCTGAAACACCaccccaacaacaaccaaaaaaaaaaaacccacatcaAAACTGCTGCATACAGTAAATCCAAAACATGAATTATTGAGCTGCACTCAACTCTGGGCCAGAAATCTGGTTTCAATTTAAACCGACCTGGAGAATGTTATCTCCATCTGCATCAAGAGGAGCCTGAGCGAGTTTAATAATGAATACACTGTGGGAGCGGCTGGACTCTCTGTTCAGACGGGTGTTTGcaatcttcctcttcttctgacCTGGAACGACACAGTAGAGGCAACTTGTCAACCATGTTTACTGAGAGCTTTCTGCAGCAATTACTCAGTTAAATGAAGAATGTTTTTCATACTGGCAGTTATTGCAAGACTGTCAGTGAAAATCAACATGAACATTATGCCTAGGATGTTTTATCAAGTGCGTAAATCTggcatcacattttttttcactccTTGGCtgtaggggtgggaatcttttactatctctgatgacctgagcagcacggtggtATAGTGGTTCACACTAAGACGGGTGTGGTTCAATTCCCGGTAGGGGCACCTGACcatgtttaagttaattggtgacaagtaatggactgggctacagctcTGTGGTGGCGTCAGGATGTCCAGCATACAGCCTTCAgatttgctttatttgtttatttatttaattatgattgattgattttgagacattttaaattgattctgaatcgcagtaaatgagaattgcgattcttatatgaatttatttttttggcacacccctactAGGCTG contains:
- the kif23 gene encoding kinesin-like protein KIF23 isoform X3 → MIRQAKGKTPRRPPPKKPSNNQKDPVGVYCRVRPLGVEDEECCIEVISSTTIQLHAPEGFKTNRNGECKETQYSFKKVFGVSVSQMELFDYVAKPLVDDLIHGKNGLLFTYGVTGSGKTFTMTGSPGQGGLLPRSLDMIFNSIGPYQAKRYVFKTDEKNGMDVQSEVDALLERQRRENNLPVPKTTSSRQKLDPEIADMINPEEAYKADSVDEDSSYSIFVSYIEIYNNYIYDLLEETQEDAIKPKPPQSKILREDQNHNMYVAGCMEVEVKSAEEAFQIFWRGQKKRKIANTRLNRESSRSHSVFIIKLAQAPLDADGDNILQDKSQVTVSQLCLVDLAGSERTGRTGAEGTRIREAGNINQSLLNLRTCIEILRENQMCGTNKMVPYRDSKVTHLFKNYFDGEGKVKMIVCVNPKADDYEETILVMRFAEMTQEVEIARPVDRPICGFTPGRRNRNQAFKEELSRKLEERGGPIDREVINHLVRSLPPIPSSELTDPHDDVTLPRLIEALQNRHTIRQMMIEEYNKAANMLRTMLQELDSNIISKDNFIHEQNGKLVEQDKIIQNNKAEIERLEKKTKMQEHKIDILQKTTKIYEGDKRTLRQELETRDQRLQRELSEKRRMEQRMNGVVSDTQHKWEKECERRVNAMQLEMQNKLWVKDEKLKQLKAIVTESKTPGRPDPPPRQPQPQPQPRPHPHPQRPSREERVPAKRSASPSPVPTATPVRPLHRRSRSAGAEKWVDHKPASSLDLGTVLQPVIPNAIQVSAPSEKALSKCDRYVLTHQEVASDGEIQTKLIKGEVIKTRGGGQAVQFTDIETLKQELTTVSGRKRKSSEGAPANGDRSDGVWTDVETRCSVAMEMRAGSNMGPGYEHHGITKRRKP
- the kif23 gene encoding kinesin-like protein KIF23 isoform X2; the protein is MIRQAKGKTPRRPPPKKPSNNQKDPVGVYCRVRPLGVEDEECCIEVISSTTIQLHAPEGFKTNRNGECKEYSFKKVFGVSVSQMELFDYVAKPLVDDLIHGKNGLLFTYGVTGSGKTFTMTGSPGQGGLLPRSLDMIFNSIGPYQAKRYVFKTDEKNGMDVQSEVDALLERQRRENNLPVPKTTSSRQKLDPEIADMINPEEAYKADSVDEDSSYSIFVSYIEIYNNYIYDLLEETQEDAIKPKWNGGGTPVRQNTEFVPPQSKILREDQNHNMYVAGCMEVEVKSAEEAFQIFWRGQKKRKIANTRLNRESSRSHSVFIIKLAQAPLDADGDNILQDKSQVTVSQLCLVDLAGSERTGRTGAEGTRIREAGNINQSLLNLRTCIEILRENQMCGTNKMVPYRDSKVTHLFKNYFDGEGKVKMIVCVNPKADDYEETILVMRFAEMTQEVEIARPVDRPICGFTPGRRNRNQAFKEELSRKLEERGGPIDREVINHLVRSLPPIPSSELTDPHDDVTLPRLIEALQNRHTIRQMMIEEYNKAANMLRTMLQELDSNIISKDNFIHEQNGKLVEQDKIIQNNKAEIERLEKKTKMQEHKIDILQKTTKIYEGDKRTLRQELETRDQRLQRELSEKRRMEQRMNGVVSDTQHKWEKECERRVNAMQLEMQNKLWVKDEKLKQLKAIVTESKTPGRPDPPPRQPQPQPQPRPHPHPQRPSREERVPAKRSASPSPVPTATPVRPLHRRSRSAGAEKWVDHKPASSLDLGTVLQPVIPNAIQVSAPSEKALSKCDRYVLTHQEVASDGEIQTKLIKGEVIKTRGGGQAVQFTDIETLKQELTTVSGRKRKSSEGAPANGDRSDGVWTDVETRCSVAMEMRAGSNMGPGYEHHGITKRRKP
- the kif23 gene encoding kinesin-like protein KIF23 isoform X1, producing the protein MIRQAKGKTPRRPPPKKPSNNQKDPVGVYCRVRPLGVEDEECCIEVISSTTIQLHAPEGFKTNRNGECKETQYSFKKVFGVSVSQMELFDYVAKPLVDDLIHGKNGLLFTYGVTGSGKTFTMTGSPGQGGLLPRSLDMIFNSIGPYQAKRYVFKTDEKNGMDVQSEVDALLERQRRENNLPVPKTTSSRQKLDPEIADMINPEEAYKADSVDEDSSYSIFVSYIEIYNNYIYDLLEETQEDAIKPKWNGGGTPVRQNTEFVPPQSKILREDQNHNMYVAGCMEVEVKSAEEAFQIFWRGQKKRKIANTRLNRESSRSHSVFIIKLAQAPLDADGDNILQDKSQVTVSQLCLVDLAGSERTGRTGAEGTRIREAGNINQSLLNLRTCIEILRENQMCGTNKMVPYRDSKVTHLFKNYFDGEGKVKMIVCVNPKADDYEETILVMRFAEMTQEVEIARPVDRPICGFTPGRRNRNQAFKEELSRKLEERGGPIDREVINHLVRSLPPIPSSELTDPHDDVTLPRLIEALQNRHTIRQMMIEEYNKAANMLRTMLQELDSNIISKDNFIHEQNGKLVEQDKIIQNNKAEIERLEKKTKMQEHKIDILQKTTKIYEGDKRTLRQELETRDQRLQRELSEKRRMEQRMNGVVSDTQHKWEKECERRVNAMQLEMQNKLWVKDEKLKQLKAIVTESKTPGRPDPPPRQPQPQPQPRPHPHPQRPSREERVPAKRSASPSPVPTATPVRPLHRRSRSAGAEKWVDHKPASSLDLGTVLQPVIPNAIQVSAPSEKALSKCDRYVLTHQEVASDGEIQTKLIKGEVIKTRGGGQAVQFTDIETLKQELTTVSGRKRKSSEGAPANGDRSDGVWTDVETRCSVAMEMRAGSNMGPGYEHHGITKRRKP